From the Desulfobacterales bacterium genome, one window contains:
- the can gene encoding carbonate dehydratase: MRVLKSIFDDNRKWAENTKKSDPDFFANLSKQQTPAYLWIGCSDSRVPANTITGLPPGDIFVHRNIANVVIHTDLNCLSVLQYAVDVLKVKHIIVCGHYGCGGIKAAMGNKPYGLIDNWLRHIKDIYRYHEAKLNAVSDEQKKFNMLCELNVIEQVANVCHTTIVQNAWRLGQGLAVHGWIYGIDDGILRDLNVCITGPDDINPIHKMA, encoded by the coding sequence ATGCGCGTCTTAAAAAGTATTTTTGATGACAACAGGAAATGGGCGGAAAATACAAAAAAATCTGATCCCGATTTTTTCGCGAATCTTTCAAAACAGCAAACCCCGGCGTATTTATGGATCGGCTGCTCCGACAGCCGCGTGCCGGCAAATACCATTACCGGTCTGCCGCCGGGTGACATATTTGTCCACCGCAATATTGCCAATGTCGTGATTCATACGGATTTGAATTGCTTGTCCGTTTTGCAATACGCCGTCGATGTGTTGAAGGTTAAGCACATCATTGTTTGCGGCCATTATGGCTGCGGCGGGATTAAAGCGGCCATGGGGAACAAACCCTATGGGCTGATTGACAACTGGCTGCGCCATATCAAGGATATCTATCGCTATCATGAAGCAAAACTCAACGCAGTCAGTGATGAACAAAAAAAATTCAATATGCTGTGTGAACTCAATGTGATTGAACAGGTGGCGAATGTGTGTCATACGACTATTGTTCAAAACGCATGGCGGCTTGGACAAGGACTGGCGGTGCATGGGTGGATCTACGGTATTGATGATGGGATATTAAGAGACCTGAATGTGTGTATCACGGGCCCGGACGACATAAACCCTATTCACAAGATGGCTTAA
- a CDS encoding PAS domain S-box protein: MILISLIQNIAILVAFSVLHQMVLRRREKGTLPYQILSGLLFGGAGVVVMATTFQFAPGIIFDSRSVILSIAGLFGGPAVAAAAAAICGAFRIWLGGPGTWVGIMVIAVSALLGVVFHYLRGKDERYMHTGWLGGFGLLVHIIVLALFLALSGGVGFEVLRRISLPILLLYPAATILVCRIFLDQEERLSAEKALLESEEKYKILAESSQTGIYIHQDDKIIYANNRFAELHGYGVEELLNMNYFDLLDPHDRERAQEIKVQRLSGGDAPQRYEVKRIRKDGKTLWCETVAVRIEYQGKPAIMGNIVDISERKLAEEQRDGFVLKLQEALSEVKTLGELLPICSHCKNIRDDKGYWNRIEAFIQERSGTEFSHSICPECAKKYYPDFKLYDD; encoded by the coding sequence ATGATCCTGATCAGTCTGATTCAGAACATTGCCATACTGGTGGCGTTCAGCGTATTGCACCAGATGGTTTTGCGAAGGCGGGAAAAGGGCACACTGCCGTACCAGATTCTTTCAGGGCTCCTCTTTGGCGGGGCGGGCGTCGTGGTGATGGCGACGACGTTTCAATTTGCGCCGGGCATCATCTTTGACAGCCGGTCGGTCATCCTGAGCATTGCGGGGCTGTTCGGCGGTCCAGCTGTTGCCGCTGCGGCCGCCGCGATCTGCGGTGCATTTCGCATCTGGCTGGGGGGGCCCGGCACCTGGGTCGGCATCATGGTCATCGCCGTATCCGCCTTGCTGGGAGTTGTCTTTCATTACCTGCGGGGCAAAGACGAACGCTATATGCATACCGGCTGGCTGGGCGGTTTCGGACTGCTGGTGCATATAATAGTGCTGGCGCTGTTTCTGGCCCTTTCCGGCGGTGTCGGATTCGAGGTGCTGCGTCGAATTTCTCTGCCGATACTCTTATTGTATCCTGCGGCAACCATATTGGTTTGTCGGATTTTTCTCGATCAGGAAGAACGCCTGTCGGCGGAAAAGGCGCTTTTAGAAAGCGAGGAAAAATATAAAATCCTTGCCGAAAGCTCTCAAACCGGCATTTATATCCATCAGGATGATAAGATCATATATGCCAACAACCGTTTTGCCGAATTGCATGGTTATGGCGTAGAAGAACTACTGAATATGAACTATTTTGATCTGCTGGATCCACATGACCGCGAGCGCGCCCAGGAAATTAAAGTGCAACGGCTCAGCGGGGGGGACGCCCCGCAACGCTATGAAGTCAAACGGATCAGAAAAGACGGCAAGACTTTATGGTGCGAAACGGTTGCGGTCCGCATCGAATATCAGGGCAAACCGGCCATCATGGGAAACATCGTTGATATTTCCGAACGCAAACTGGCAGAGGAGCAGCGGGATGGATTCGTCCTGAAGCTTCAGGAGGCGCTTTCCGAGGTGAAAACCCTGGGAGAGCTGCTGCCCATTTGCTCTCACTGCAAAAATATCCGCGATGACAAGGGGTATTGGAACAGAATCGAAGCCTTTATCCAGGAGCGTTCGGGGACCGAGTTCAGCCACAGCATCTGTCCGGAATGCGCCAAAAAGTATTATCCCGATTTTAAACTTTATGATGACTGA
- a CDS encoding PilZ domain-containing protein, translating to MTDDAKMNERRIHRRYKVKAQAFAALASHYLIGQIKNISKGGISFTCIANVKPDSQTFEIEIFTQDDKFHLREIPFKIVSAVDVEDRIPSSALQKKQINGVFLELTDSQVSQLEYFLDNYILAEN from the coding sequence ATGACGGATGATGCAAAGATGAATGAGCGGAGGATACACCGGCGATATAAGGTAAAGGCGCAGGCATTTGCGGCGCTGGCTTCTCATTATCTCATCGGCCAGATAAAAAACATCAGCAAGGGGGGGATTTCGTTTACCTGCATCGCAAATGTTAAACCCGATTCACAAACATTCGAGATAGAGATATTCACACAGGACGACAAGTTTCATTTACGAGAGATACCTTTTAAGATCGTTTCAGCGGTTGATGTGGAAGACCGCATCCCTTCCAGCGCCCTGCAGAAGAAACAGATCAACGGGGTGTTTTTAGAACTGACCGACAGCCAGGTGTCACAACTGGAGTATTTTCTTGACAACTATATTTTGGCTGAAAATTGA
- a CDS encoding glycosyltransferase family 4 protein — MGKNIGFVSTRFAGTDGVTMESSKWAAVLRRNGHNCFWFAGELDRAPERSFMVPEAHFKNERNEWLSEQLFGKKARSPIASDTIHELKTLLKQKLTQFIDTFGIDLLIAENVLTIPMHVPLGIAITETIAETLIPTIAHHHDFYWERVRFTINAVGDYLRMAFPPNLHNIEHVVINSAAQEELALRTGISSVIIPNVLEFESPPRVDSARTQTFRESIGLAPDDVIILQPTRIVQRKGIEHAIELVRELKSKRFKLVISHEAGDEGYEYANWLKAEARSHGVDLRIVKARITDPLNDHEKRHKGLSLWDVYPHADFITYPSLYEGFDNAFLEAVYFKKPLLINRYAIFVRDIEPRGFDLAVMDGYLTKKTVKKVKEVLKSPERREKMVNQNYAIAKRYYSYTVLETRLAAILINFFGTNNN, encoded by the coding sequence ATGGGTAAAAATATCGGTTTTGTCTCCACCCGCTTTGCCGGCACCGACGGCGTCACCATGGAATCCAGCAAATGGGCGGCTGTTTTACGGCGAAACGGCCACAACTGTTTCTGGTTTGCCGGTGAATTGGACCGGGCGCCGGAGCGAAGCTTCATGGTTCCGGAAGCGCATTTCAAAAACGAACGCAATGAATGGCTAAGTGAACAGCTCTTCGGCAAAAAGGCCCGCAGCCCCATTGCATCGGACACAATTCATGAACTCAAAACGCTCTTAAAACAGAAACTGACTCAATTTATAGATACGTTCGGGATCGACCTGCTCATTGCCGAAAACGTTCTGACCATCCCCATGCATGTCCCCCTGGGAATCGCCATTACGGAAACGATAGCGGAAACACTCATCCCCACCATCGCCCATCATCATGATTTTTACTGGGAAAGGGTCCGGTTCACCATCAATGCCGTTGGGGATTATCTGCGGATGGCCTTTCCCCCCAACCTGCACAATATTGAACACGTCGTCATCAACTCCGCGGCCCAGGAGGAGCTGGCCCTTCGGACCGGCATATCGTCCGTCATCATCCCCAATGTCCTGGAATTTGAAAGCCCGCCCCGGGTTGACAGCGCACGCACGCAAACGTTCAGGGAATCCATCGGCCTGGCGCCTGACGACGTCATCATTTTACAACCCACCCGGATCGTCCAGCGCAAGGGAATTGAACATGCCATTGAGCTGGTAAGGGAACTGAAGAGTAAACGCTTTAAACTGGTCATCTCCCATGAGGCCGGGGATGAAGGCTATGAATACGCGAACTGGCTCAAAGCCGAAGCCCGCAGCCACGGGGTGGATCTTCGCATTGTCAAGGCCCGGATTACCGATCCCTTGAATGATCATGAGAAGCGCCACAAGGGGCTGTCCCTCTGGGATGTCTACCCCCACGCCGATTTCATCACCTATCCCAGTTTGTACGAAGGCTTCGACAACGCTTTTCTGGAGGCGGTTTATTTTAAAAAGCCCCTGCTGATCAATCGCTACGCCATCTTTGTAAGGGACATTGAACCCCGGGGATTTGATCTGGCGGTCATGGACGGATATCTGACGAAAAAAACCGTTAAAAAAGTAAAGGAAGTGCTCAAATCTCCTGAACGCCGCGAGAAAATGGTCAACCAGAATTATGCCATCGCAAAGCGCTATTACTCCTACACCGTTCTCGAAACACGGCTGGCCGCCATTCTGATCAATTTCTTTGGTACGAACAATAATTAA
- a CDS encoding universal stress protein — MAERTKKMIITPIDGSSDSLRSLNYLNLYFGTAPDLKIVLLYILPSLPPLLIDECKKDPNAARKLKELEKKNSLMAETILAEAKTKLVDKGFSPSRIETVSRKKEKETAHDICWWAASKQSDAIVVNTRGRSRLEVFFMGETARKVLEFAKVCPVWLIKGAIKSRNVLIAIDSSDNALRAADHAGFILAGTDCSITLFHSKRQLRRFVPKELLKNAAELESLWKNAAAQDIAPNMKKTESLLLDRGIAPGQISTKIIDGSRSAAADILKAARKGDFGTIVMGRKGFSADEDYSLGSITRKVVNDFDDMALWIVR, encoded by the coding sequence ATGGCGGAAAGAACAAAGAAAATGATTATCACACCGATTGACGGCTCCAGTGATTCCCTTCGGTCCCTGAACTATTTGAACCTGTATTTCGGTACGGCCCCTGATTTAAAAATTGTATTACTTTACATACTGCCTTCGCTGCCGCCGTTGCTGATAGATGAATGTAAAAAAGACCCAAATGCCGCCCGGAAGCTTAAAGAGCTTGAAAAAAAGAACAGCCTGATGGCGGAAACGATTCTGGCGGAAGCGAAAACCAAACTGGTTGACAAAGGGTTCAGTCCCAGCCGAATCGAAACCGTTTCCCGCAAAAAAGAAAAGGAAACGGCCCATGACATCTGCTGGTGGGCCGCAAGCAAACAATCGGATGCCATCGTGGTCAATACCCGTGGCCGGAGCCGGCTGGAAGTCTTTTTTATGGGCGAAACCGCCCGCAAAGTGCTGGAATTCGCAAAAGTCTGCCCGGTCTGGCTTATCAAAGGCGCGATAAAATCCCGGAACGTTCTGATCGCAATCGACAGCTCCGATAATGCCCTGCGGGCAGCAGATCACGCCGGATTTATTCTTGCGGGAACCGATTGCAGCATTACCCTTTTCCACAGCAAGCGGCAATTAAGGCGTTTTGTTCCCAAGGAACTTTTAAAAAACGCTGCCGAACTGGAATCGCTTTGGAAAAACGCTGCTGCACAGGATATCGCGCCGAACATGAAAAAGACCGAAAGTCTGCTTCTGGACAGAGGCATTGCTCCCGGCCAGATCAGTACGAAAATAATCGACGGCAGCCGCAGTGCCGCCGCAGACATCCTCAAAGCGGCCCGCAAGGGAGATTTCGGAACGATCGTCATGGGCAGAAAGGGCTTTTCTGCAGATGAGGATTATAGCCTGGGAAGCATCACCCGCAAGGTTGTCAACGATTTTGATGATATGGCATTATGGATTGTCCGGTAA
- a CDS encoding 7TM domain-containing protein, with amino-acid sequence MGQNFFYPRLRQARLRPKAGELREAVFIAPQPGRFYLRADFQLYSDPSADRQKTQKKETLSAAGRELYLGDDPLTQIENDQVKSAFEKLFAAQTDKRHLLDVIADFCEKKIAAAAPTTPRSVADVLLQRKATALERARTMIALCRIGKIPARLISGFALSEKADAQPNFWIEAYMDNTWLPYDPENGYRHELPSNFIAVRRGGSEMLRIKDGSRISQEYAITHIENPHGFRGSAEQRFIEVFDLTRLPLSTRSSLVMLLLLPLGALATTFTRNILGIRTIGTFTPTLLALAAVYADWRTTMTIFIIVVIIAFGGRALMPGLKLLKIPRLSVIFTLVTVSMTLTVSILEYFHFTPAGHVVLLPLVVLTTIVDRTYTAIDRDGKRIALKRLGWTIGVAIGCVWLFQWDFIGRMLLVHPELHFITLALLLLLGLYNARKLSDVSFFQFLGEDYPKKAPAALDNSSKT; translated from the coding sequence TTGGGTCAAAATTTTTTCTACCCCCGCCTGCGCCAGGCCCGTTTGCGGCCCAAAGCCGGTGAATTGCGCGAAGCCGTGTTTATCGCACCCCAGCCTGGCCGGTTTTATTTAAGAGCCGACTTTCAACTTTACAGCGACCCGTCCGCAGACCGGCAGAAGACGCAGAAAAAAGAAACCTTATCCGCCGCCGGCCGAGAACTCTATCTCGGTGATGATCCCCTGACCCAGATTGAAAACGACCAGGTGAAATCCGCGTTTGAAAAATTGTTTGCCGCCCAAACCGATAAACGCCACCTCCTGGACGTCATAGCGGATTTCTGCGAGAAAAAAATAGCGGCTGCCGCCCCGACCACGCCCCGATCTGTCGCCGATGTGCTGCTGCAGCGAAAAGCGACTGCCCTCGAACGCGCCCGGACAATGATTGCGTTGTGCCGAATCGGCAAAATTCCCGCCCGATTGATCAGCGGATTTGCGCTCTCTGAAAAGGCCGATGCCCAACCGAACTTCTGGATCGAAGCTTACATGGATAATACCTGGCTGCCGTATGATCCTGAAAATGGATATCGCCACGAGCTTCCTTCTAATTTCATTGCGGTCCGAAGAGGCGGAAGCGAAATGCTAAGAATCAAGGATGGGTCCCGGATTTCCCAGGAATATGCCATTACCCATATCGAGAACCCCCACGGTTTCAGGGGAAGCGCGGAGCAGCGTTTTATAGAAGTTTTTGACCTCACAAGGCTGCCGCTTTCCACCCGGTCTTCCCTGGTCATGCTGCTTTTGCTGCCGCTGGGAGCCCTTGCAACCACATTTACCCGAAACATTCTGGGAATCCGAACCATCGGGACGTTCACCCCAACCCTGCTGGCCCTGGCGGCCGTATATGCCGACTGGCGAACGACGATGACCATATTCATTATCGTGGTCATTATCGCTTTCGGAGGTCGGGCGCTTATGCCGGGTTTAAAATTATTGAAAATCCCGCGGCTCAGTGTGATCTTTACCCTGGTGACGGTTTCGATGACCCTGACCGTGTCCATCCTGGAATATTTTCATTTCACTCCCGCCGGGCATGTGGTGCTGCTGCCCCTGGTGGTGTTGACGACCATTGTCGACCGGACCTATACGGCCATAGACCGGGATGGCAAACGCATCGCGCTAAAACGGCTGGGCTGGACGATTGGTGTGGCCATCGGCTGCGTATGGCTCTTCCAATGGGATTTTATCGGCCGCATGCTGCTGGTTCACCCCGAGTTGCACTTTATCACGCTGGCATTGCTGCTGCTGCTCGGTTTGTACAATGCCCGCAAACTTTCAGACGTCTCATTTTTTCAATTCCTGGGGGAAGATTACCCAAAAAAGGCGCCAGCCGCTCTGGACAATTCGTCGAAGACATGA